The Bacteroidia bacterium genome contains the following window.
TATCCGTAGAAGTGAAACTATCCCCAAAATTCCAAAGGTAGGTTGTGGCGTTCATAGAGAGATTAGTAAAGCTTGCCGTAGCACCTGTCAAGGAATAAGTGAATTTAGCATGTGGGATATCGCCTGTGCCTTGCCAAGTAGCTAAGCTGTCCAGTGTTACGCGAGTAGCGGCGTATTGAAGTTGCTGCGCTTCTAAGGGTGTAACAGAACCGAACAAGTATGGTGAACCTATACAGCTTTTATGAAAAAAAGTACAATAAAATACACAAGCTGCTAAGTAAGTACCTTGCTCACTAGGGTGGCTTTCATCAGGTTCGTAAAGTTCTATACTTGGAAAGCTATCTCTAACCATTTTCCAAGCTGCACCTACGGGTGCTACACTCCCATGCTGGTTAATTGCCATTTGCAAGTAGCTTTGTCTTAATCTGGCTTGCATACCATTATAGGTACATACAGGCGGGTAGCTGGGACAATTTGCGGCATCTCCATTTTTTCGCCCCCAAGTCATGAAAAACACGGTTTCTGAACAGGGATTATTTTTAGTAATATGGCTATCTAATTTATGAGCATAAGGAAAACAATTTGCTGCTACATAACTAGGCCACAATGCAGGAATTTGACTTTGCTCCTGTAACACTACATAATCCCACGGCTTACTGTAAATTTTACCCAAAGTTGTGCTATTAGTAGAGTGTAAGTTGAATGTGTACCCTCCGAAAACAGCCATGTCATACTCTATGCTATCCCCCATAGATAGAGCAAGTTCCTTTACTCGTAGGGGAAGGTTGTGGCTACCCGTGTAGCTGTTTCCAATAAATAAAACCTTTGTTTTTTGAGCGTATCCAAGAGAAACAAGAAGCAAGGCAAGAAGAACATTTGGTATATACTTCATGTTACTCAAAAGTAAAAAAGAAATACATGCTTTGCAAGGAATTTTTAATCATTATTTGTGCGCAAGTTAGCAACAGCAATTTACTTTAAGTCTTAAATGTAAGTTTCCTGCACTAAGCTGCTTTGGCTTGTATATGTGTCAAAACGCCTGACGGATAAAATACCTTGAATTTTTTCTAACTTTGATATGAGCTGTTCTAGCTGTTTAGTATCTTGAATGTAGAGCATAACTGTACCTTCGAATATACCTCCGTTGCTATCAATGTTAATACTTCGCATGTTAATTTGCTCTTCGGTAGAGATAATGTTCGCAATATCCTTTACAATTCCAATCCTATCTGCACCGTTAATTTTCAAACCTGCCAAAAAGGCTACTTGATGCTGCTCATTCCATTTGACATTTACAATTCTATTGCCATGATTGCTCATTAGTTTTATGGCGTTTTCGCACTTGATTTGGTGGACTTCTATCCCTTTTTCAGGAAAATAAAGTCCTACAATACTATCTCCTGGAATGGGATTGCAACAACTGGCGTATTGAAATTGTATATCTTTGGTAGTACTGCTGATAGTCTGTAAGTCTTTATTAAGTCGCTTAACCACTTCGGAGATACTTTGGTTGTCTGAATACTCTACAATTTTCTTTTTACTTGGATTAGGATTTTTGGCATATTCATCTAAAAGGTGTAAAGGAAACCTACCTGAACCAATCATGTAATTCCAAGTTGCTAAATCAGGGATTTTGAAGTAAATGAGCATGCGGGAAAGATTTTTTTGAAAGGGTTCTATATTGAGAGATTTAAGTTTTTCAAGTAAAAGTTCATAGCCTTTTTCTGCAATTTGCTTTTTGCGGTTTTTGATAGCGTCTTTGATAAAGGAAATAGCCTTAGCTGTTTTAACAAAGTTAATCCAATCTTCTTCGGGCTGCTGTTTTTCGGAAGTAAGAATCTCTACTTGATCGCCATTAGATAAAACGTAATTTCTGCCCACTAGCTTGTTATTTACTTTTGCACCAATGCAATGGTTTCCAATATCTCCATGAATTTCATAAGCAAAGTCTAATACGGTAGCCCCCTTGGGTAAAATAAGCATTTTTCCCTTTGGAGTAAAAGTGTAGATTTCATCGGTAAAGAAATTGAGTTTAAAGTTGCTAACAAACTCTTCTGCGTTGTGATTTTGCTGCACAGATATCATATTTCGGATATCGTTAATCAGTTTATCAAAAGTATTCGCTTGGCTTTTTTCTTTGTATTTCCAATGTGCAGCTAAGCCCCTTTCAGCAATTTCATCCATACGCCGAGTACGAATTTGTATTTCAACCCAACGACCTGTTTTAGACATTACGGTAGTATGCAAAGCTTCATAGCCGTTTGCTTTTGGTGTGTTTATCCAATCTCTTAAACGATTAGGATTACAAGGATACAGTGAAGTAATCACATTATATATTTTAAAGCATGCATCTTTTTCACGTTGCCTTTGGGCATTGATAATTTCCTCTAATTCCTTATCACTGACCACTTCACGAATATAAGGTTCAGGAATATCAATAATAATCCGAATAGCAAATAAATCAAAAACTTGGTCAAAGGGAATGTTTTGAGTTTGCATCTTGCGATAGATAGAGTAGATGGATTTGGTACGACCTTTAATTTCAAAATTTAGCCCTGTTTTCATCAGTTCTAACTTTAACGGCTCAATAAATTCTTGGATAAACTTTTCGCGTTCAACGCGAGTAGCTCGGAGTTGAGAAAGAATTTTGTTGTATTCTTCGGGTTCTGTGTACTTGAAAGCTAAATCCTCTAATTCCGTTTTGATATTGTACAAGCCCAATCTACCTGCTAATGGTGCATAAAGAAATAAGGTTTCTGACGCAATTTTTAATCGTTTATCGGGTTGCATGTGTTCCAAAGTGCGCATATTATGCAAACGATCAGCAAACTTGATAAGTATTACTCGTATATCATCGGACATAGTCAGGAGCATGCGCCTAAAATTTTCTGCCTGCTCACTTTCGTACTCAAAAACCCCTGATATTTTTGTTAGTCCTAAAATAATCTTCAGAACTGTATCGCCGAATTCTCTGCGAATATCCTCTTCCTCCACTGCTGTGTCTTCAATTACATCGTGTAAAAGTGCGCAAGCCACAGAAATAGCATCTAAACCTATCTCTTTAGCTACAATTTCTGCTACAGCGATAGGATGAAAAATATAAGGCTCTCCTGACTTGCGCCGTACATCTTTGTGAGCTTGGTTAGCAAAATCAAATGCTTTGCGAATTAACTTTAATTCCTGTTTGTTGAAATGCTTACAACTCTGATACAAAACTTTATATCGGTCAAGTATTGCTTTTTTTTCTAATTCCGCAGCATCCATATAGAATATACAAAAATACGCATAAAAACGGGATTTTTCAACGTTCAAGGTGATTTTGGATTACTTCCATAGGCTTTTATGGTATCTTTTGGTGCTTTTTTAGGAGACTGGGCTATTTTTACGCCATAGGGCAGTTTTCCCTGTGTAACTAAGTAGGATTGTTCATTGATAATACAGTTAAAAGCTTTGGCACTAAGTTTAAGACTTGCAGGGGCATGTCGTATGGTGAGTTTCTCTTCTGTAAAAGGATTTTCTAATTCAAGTATTCTACATTTGCCCACAAAACCTTGCGGAGTATATACATCCAAAGTATCTCCGATAATAATTTCTCCGTACTGCAAAGTTCCTAAACAAACAAACTCTATGTTATCCAAGCTAAAAAAGTCGTTAATTTTAATTTGAGTAAATGGGCGAGGTTTTTCTTTTTTAGTTTGTTGGGCTTGTACTGCACTAATTACACTACTTATTAAAATCCAAATTATCACATGGCGTAGCATAAGTTTTTACCCTTTCAGACAAAAATACAGAGTTTTACGATAAAATTATTGTTTCTTTGTTACTTTTGTCAAAACGGCATGAATATCCAACGCATCAAGCTATTACTCCAAAAAGACTGGCGAACAGAATGGCGAAAAAGAACAACCTTGTATAGTCTACTGCTGTATGTATTTTGTACAACTTTCATTTTGTATTTGGCTATGCAGCAGTTACATCCTGTGGTCTGGAATGCTTTATTTTGGATACTAATGTTATTCAATGCATTACAAGTGATGACTAAAACTTTTAGTCAAGATGAAGAGGGAATA
Protein-coding sequences here:
- a CDS encoding HD domain-containing protein translates to MDAAELEKKAILDRYKVLYQSCKHFNKQELKLIRKAFDFANQAHKDVRRKSGEPYIFHPIAVAEIVAKEIGLDAISVACALLHDVIEDTAVEEEDIRREFGDTVLKIILGLTKISGVFEYESEQAENFRRMLLTMSDDIRVILIKFADRLHNMRTLEHMQPDKRLKIASETLFLYAPLAGRLGLYNIKTELEDLAFKYTEPEEYNKILSQLRATRVEREKFIQEFIEPLKLELMKTGLNFEIKGRTKSIYSIYRKMQTQNIPFDQVFDLFAIRIIIDIPEPYIREVVSDKELEEIINAQRQREKDACFKIYNVITSLYPCNPNRLRDWINTPKANGYEALHTTVMSKTGRWVEIQIRTRRMDEIAERGLAAHWKYKEKSQANTFDKLINDIRNMISVQQNHNAEEFVSNFKLNFFTDEIYTFTPKGKMLILPKGATVLDFAYEIHGDIGNHCIGAKVNNKLVGRNYVLSNGDQVEILTSEKQQPEEDWINFVKTAKAISFIKDAIKNRKKQIAEKGYELLLEKLKSLNIEPFQKNLSRMLIYFKIPDLATWNYMIGSGRFPLHLLDEYAKNPNPSKKKIVEYSDNQSISEVVKRLNKDLQTISSTTKDIQFQYASCCNPIPGDSIVGLYFPEKGIEVHQIKCENAIKLMSNHGNRIVNVKWNEQHQVAFLAGLKINGADRIGIVKDIANIISTEEQINMRSINIDSNGGIFEGTVMLYIQDTKQLEQLISKLEKIQGILSVRRFDTYTSQSSLVQETYI
- a CDS encoding PKD domain-containing protein, with amino-acid sequence MKYIPNVLLALLLVSLGYAQKTKVLFIGNSYTGSHNLPLRVKELALSMGDSIEYDMAVFGGYTFNLHSTNSTTLGKIYSKPWDYVVLQEQSQIPALWPSYVAANCFPYAHKLDSHITKNNPCSETVFFMTWGRKNGDAANCPSYPPVCTYNGMQARLRQSYLQMAINQHGSVAPVGAAWKMVRDSFPSIELYEPDESHPSEQGTYLAACVFYCTFFHKSCIGSPYLFGSVTPLEAQQLQYAATRVTLDSLATWQGTGDIPHAKFTYSLTGATASFTNLSMNATTYLWNFGDSFTSTDTDPVHTYSAPGTYTVTLVASNTCKNFTASENITVLPLYLDKNQNVSWNIYPNPVNDALYLDIPENGIIEVYAINGQKITYFFANRGLQRIDTDKWQNGAYMLIFSTSKRRYQHLITKQ